Proteins co-encoded in one Firmicutes bacterium CAG:345 genomic window:
- a CDS encoding putative uncharacterized protein (product inferred by homology to UniProt): protein MAKEKKTIRKKKTKLGFTKGVAHIHASSNNTIISISDTDGKVIAWSSAGNVGYTGSRKSTPFAAQMAAERVAKTCLDRGLKTIDVEVKGPGSAREAAIRSLQAAGLQIQTITDVTPIPHNGCRPQKRPRK, encoded by the coding sequence ATGGCTAAAGAAAAGAAAACTATTCGTAAAAAGAAAACCAAATTAGGTTTCACCAAAGGTGTTGCCCATATTCATGCATCAAGCAATAATACAATTATTTCTATCTCTGATACAGATGGAAAAGTTATCGCTTGGTCTTCTGCCGGTAATGTTGGTTATACCGGTTCACGTAAGAGTACTCCATTCGCTGCTCAAATGGCAGCTGAAAGAGTTGCTAAAACTTGCTTAGATCGTGGCTTAAAGACAATTGATGTCGAAGTTAAGGGTCCAGGTAGTGCTCGTGAAGCTGCTATCCGTTCTTTACAAGCTGCTGGTCTTCAAATTCAAACCATTACTGATGTTACTCCAATTCCTCATAATGGTTGCCGTCCACAAAAACGTCCAAGAAAGTAA
- a CDS encoding transcription elongation factor GreA (product inferred by homology to UniProt): protein MAENEEQILTKEGKRQLEQELHHLINEVRPEVIEELKAARAQGDLSENADYDAARTRQADVEGEIKRIEALLNNCRVIDEDDNTGNEKVVKIGSTVTFHDNKLNKDFTYQILGSVESDPFKGIISNASPLAQAVLEHSVGEEVTVEVKTPYTIKILNITK from the coding sequence ATGGCTGAAAACGAAGAACAGATTCTTACTAAGGAAGGTAAGAGACAATTAGAACAAGAATTACATCACCTCATCAATGAAGTTCGACCAGAAGTAATTGAAGAACTTAAAGCTGCTCGTGCACAAGGCGACTTAAGTGAAAATGCTGATTATGATGCAGCAAGAACACGTCAAGCTGACGTTGAAGGTGAAATTAAAAGAATTGAAGCTCTTTTAAATAATTGTAGAGTTATCGATGAAGATGATAATACAGGAAATGAAAAAGTTGTTAAGATTGGTTCTACAGTAACATTCCATGATAATAAATTGAATAAAGATTTCACTTATCAAATTCTTGGTTCTGTTGAATCAGATCCATTCAAGGGAATTATTTCTAACGCTTCTCCGCTCGCTCAAGCAGTTCTTGAACATTCTGTTGGTGAAGAAGTTACTGTTGAAGTTAAAACCCCATATACAATTAAAATTCTTAATATTACAAAATAA
- a CDS encoding 50S ribosomal protein L17 (product inferred by homology to UniProt) — translation MKTQGRKNVHGKGGVRFKAAYTASKDKSMLRNVVTQLIVSGHVQVTSMVGKQVSSLADRLVTYAKKGDLNSRRLAAAIVRDVWADEKAGVTALQKLFNEYGPRYANRNGGYTRVLKLGNRRGDNAKVVLVSFVD, via the coding sequence ATGAAAACTCAAGGACGTAAGAATGTTCATGGTAAGGGCGGTGTCCGTTTTAAAGCCGCTTATACCGCTAGTAAAGATAAAAGCATGCTTAGAAACGTTGTAACTCAACTCATCGTTTCTGGACATGTTCAAGTAACTTCTATGGTTGGTAAACAAGTTTCTTCCTTAGCAGATCGTTTAGTTACATATGCTAAGAAAGGTGATTTAAATTCCCGTCGTTTAGCTGCAGCTATCGTTCGCGATGTCTGGGCTGATGAAAAAGCTGGTGTTACTGCTTTACAAAAATTATTCAACGAATATGGCCCTCGTTATGCTAATCGTAATGGTGGTTATACACGCGTTTTAAAACTCGGCAATCGTCGTGGTGATAACGCTAAAGTCGTATTAGTTAGTTTTGTTGATTAA
- a CDS encoding dNA-directed RNA polymerase subunit alpha (product inferred by homology to UniProt): MKQFQEPHFHIEKIDPDSFYGEFKIEPLERGFGLTLGNALRRVLLSSLPGSSIFAIQVEGARHEFSALDGIVEDVTAIVLNLKGLVLSITDESESQRVMTIDVKGPAEVTAADIKAPSDVEIINKDLVIAHVAEGGELKMTLYANNGRGYITGEHNKAIYTTFPIGTIMTDSSYSPITKVEYKVDPTRVGHDSNYDSLTLKVSTNGSMTPADAVSLAANILVAHFSQFTEISEKQIDEAIFKKTAEPAKSKYSDMTIEELDLTVRSYNCLKRAGISTVMELANKSEEEMMKVRNLGKKSLKEVKEKLEAFGLHFREM, translated from the coding sequence ATGAAGCAATTCCAAGAACCGCATTTTCATATCGAAAAAATCGATCCAGATTCATTTTATGGTGAATTCAAGATTGAACCACTAGAACGTGGTTTTGGTTTGACTCTCGGTAATGCTTTACGTCGTGTTTTACTATCATCCTTACCTGGATCTAGCATCTTCGCTATTCAAGTTGAAGGAGCAAGACATGAATTCTCTGCTCTTGATGGTATCGTTGAAGATGTTACAGCTATCGTCTTAAACCTTAAAGGCTTAGTATTAAGTATAACTGATGAATCTGAATCTCAACGCGTCATGACTATTGATGTTAAAGGTCCAGCAGAAGTTACTGCTGCTGACATTAAGGCTCCAAGCGATGTTGAAATTATTAATAAAGATCTTGTTATCGCCCACGTTGCAGAAGGTGGCGAATTAAAGATGACTTTATATGCTAATAATGGCCGTGGTTATATCACAGGCGAACACAATAAGGCTATCTACACAACTTTCCCAATTGGTACGATTATGACCGATTCTTCATATTCTCCAATTACAAAAGTTGAATACAAAGTTGACCCAACACGTGTTGGTCACGATTCAAACTATGATAGTTTAACTTTAAAAGTTTCTACAAATGGTTCTATGACACCAGCAGATGCTGTATCATTAGCTGCAAATATTCTTGTTGCTCATTTCAGTCAATTTACTGAAATCAGCGAAAAGCAAATTGATGAAGCTATCTTCAAGAAAACTGCTGAACCTGCAAAGAGCAAATATTCTGATATGACAATTGAAGAACTTGATCTTACAGTTCGTAGTTACAACTGCTTAAAGAGAGCTGGCATTTCTACAGTTATGGAACTCGCTAATAAATCCGAAGAAGAAATGATGAAAGTCAGAAATCTCGGTAAAAAATCCCTCAAGGAAGTTAAGGAAAAGCTCGAAGCTTTCGGCCTTCATTTCCGTGAGATGTAA
- a CDS encoding 50S ribosomal protein L36 (product inferred by homology to UniProt), with translation MKVRPSVKKICPNCKIIKRKGRVMVICSNPKHKQRQG, from the coding sequence ATGAAAGTTAGACCATCAGTCAAAAAAATCTGTCCAAACTGCAAAATTATCAAAAGAAAAGGTAGAGTTATGGTTATTTGCTCTAACCCTAAACACAAGCAGAGACAAGGTTAA
- a CDS encoding 30S ribosomal protein S13 (product inferred by homology to UniProt): protein MARIAGVDIPNDKPVAYSLAYIYGIGIPTGKKICADAKVDPTKRVKDLTEAELTAIRSKVAEYKVEGDLRREVNLNIKRLQEIGCYRGIRHKRGLPCRGQQTKTNARTVKGPRKTVANKKKAVM, encoded by the coding sequence ATGGCACGTATTGCTGGGGTTGATATCCCAAACGACAAACCAGTAGCTTATTCACTGGCTTATATCTATGGTATCGGTATTCCTACAGGAAAAAAGATTTGCGCCGATGCTAAAGTTGATCCAACAAAAAGAGTTAAAGATTTAACTGAAGCTGAATTAACAGCTATTCGTTCTAAAGTCGCCGAATATAAAGTTGAAGGTGATCTCCGCCGTGAAGTTAATTTAAACATCAAGAGATTACAAGAAATCGGTTGCTATCGCGGAATTCGTCACAAGCGTGGTTTACCATGCCGTGGCCAACAAACAAAGACCAATGCACGTACAGTCAAAGGTCCACGTAAGACAGTCGCTAACAAGAAAAAGGCTGTCATGTAA
- a CDS encoding translation initiation factor IF-1 (product inferred by homology to UniProt), whose protein sequence is MSKEDFIHAEGRVTEILPNSKFNVLLDNGLTIRATLSGKMRKNSIFIVLDDRVSVEISPYDLTQGRITYRFKN, encoded by the coding sequence ATGTCCAAAGAAGATTTTATTCATGCTGAAGGTAGAGTAACAGAAATACTTCCAAACAGTAAATTTAATGTTTTGTTGGATAATGGGTTAACAATTCGTGCGACCCTTTCCGGTAAGATGAGAAAAAATAGTATTTTTATCGTACTGGACGATCGAGTTTCCGTTGAAATCTCCCCTTATGACTTAACACAGGGTCGAATTACGTACCGATTCAAAAATTAG
- a CDS encoding methionine aminopeptidase (product inferred by homology to UniProt), which yields MIIIKTEKEFEKIKDAGTRLGELFDYLIPYIKPGISTYEIDKLAEKHIRASGAFPACLGYEGFPFTICASVNECLVHGFPSKNKILKNGDIISVDVVNCYNGWMSDACRTYAVGEISSRHQELIDTAEECFYAGFAMAKPGNRIGDISHAIEQVARKHGFALTEIYGGHGIGRDMHEDPMILNVGRAGYGQIIRPGMAICIEPMLLEGSAKTKRLPDGWGEVSIDKGYTAHYENTVLVTKDGPVIATVDSNVRRHLKGEM from the coding sequence ATGATTATTATTAAAACCGAAAAAGAGTTTGAAAAAATCAAAGATGCTGGTACCCGACTTGGAGAATTATTCGATTATTTAATTCCCTATATCAAGCCGGGTATTAGTACCTATGAAATTGATAAGCTTGCGGAAAAACATATCCGCGCTTCCGGAGCATTTCCAGCTTGCCTCGGATATGAAGGATTTCCATTCACAATCTGTGCTTCAGTCAATGAATGCCTTGTTCATGGTTTCCCTTCTAAAAATAAAATTCTAAAAAATGGTGACATTATATCAGTAGATGTGGTAAACTGCTATAATGGTTGGATGAGTGATGCCTGTCGCACTTATGCGGTTGGAGAAATCTCTTCTCGCCATCAAGAGCTTATTGATACAGCTGAAGAATGTTTCTACGCGGGATTTGCTATGGCAAAACCTGGAAACCGAATTGGGGATATTTCCCACGCTATTGAACAAGTAGCAAGAAAACACGGTTTCGCCCTGACCGAAATTTATGGTGGGCATGGTATCGGTCGGGATATGCACGAAGATCCAATGATTTTAAACGTTGGTCGTGCTGGATATGGCCAAATTATACGTCCAGGTATGGCAATTTGTATTGAGCCAATGCTTCTTGAAGGCAGCGCTAAAACAAAAAGGTTACCAGATGGATGGGGAGAGGTCTCCATAGATAAAGGCTATACTGCTCACTACGAGAACACTGTTTTAGTCACAAAAGATGGCCCAGTCATCGCAACTGTTGACAGCAATGTTCGAAGACACTTAAAGGGAGAAATGTAA